In Spodoptera frugiperda isolate SF20-4 chromosome 4, AGI-APGP_CSIRO_Sfru_2.0, whole genome shotgun sequence, a single window of DNA contains:
- the LOC118272549 gene encoding ER membrane protein complex subunit 8/9 homolog, with translation MGEVSLETAAYAKIILHAAKYPHCAVNGVLLADATKIRDGAKNQDLDIVDTIPLFHHSHYLSPMAEIALTQIETVAQADNRVIAGYYAACENFKDNTVEKCPGQKIAEKIAEHFPSAVFIVVDNKRMMQHLDTPAIKLHKYSDGRWKLKDANKVMFQTPYVLETVSHLLQRGVQKDLVDFDNYLDDLSQDWTNLGIEKLIASINASNTIDCKEDDKLFR, from the exons atggGTGAGGTATCACTGGAGACGGCTGCGTACGCTAAGATCATCTTACATGCGGCCAAATATCCCCATTGCGCTGTGAACGGCGTTCTTTTAGCGGATGCCACAAAAATCAGAGATGGAGCCAAAAATCAGGACTTGGATATTGTGGACACTATCCCCTTGTTCCATCACAGTCACTATTTATCACCAATGGCGGAGATCGCTTTGACTCAG attgagACTGTGGCACAAGCAGACAATCGTGTGATAGCTGGCTATTACGCAGCCTGTGAGAACTTCAAGGATAATACGGTTGAAAAGTGTCCGGGACAGAAGATTGCTGAAAAAATCGCTGAGCATTTCCCATCAGCTGTATTCATTGTG GTGGACAATAAGAGAATGATGCAACACCTAGACACTCCCGCCATCAAGCTGCACAAGTACTCTGATGGACGGTGGAAGCTCAAGGATGCAAACAAAGTCATGTTCC AGACTCCATACGTTTTGGAGACAGTGTCACATTTACTGCAGCGCGGTGTCCAGAAGGACCTAGTGGACTTTGACAATTATTTGGACGATTTGTCCCAGGACTGGACCAACCTTGGCATCGAGAAGCTCATCGCTAGCATCAATGCATCAAACACCATAGACTGTAAGGAGGATGACAAACTATTCCGATAA